The region agtagcatgcatttttccttggactcaccgagtccgctggtggactcgccgagcccaagtaTAAATCttaccaactcgccaagttagtTCATGTACTCGATGAGTTTGAGCTctagagtgcagtttttcgacttttaagcctgaaattggactaggaacgttaccctaagttgtttttgaacttataaacctgtttttttgatgtggtaatgttcatgctaatccatttcaaaatataaatgtcaaaagtttcatgttttgtattagcttaatggttaggctaattacatgaaaattgtttgatttgaattgttttgttcatatgagtttaatctagatcatagtttTCTTGACATGCTTGTTAGTTGAATTGATGATCTTGATGTTTTTACTGGATTCCATAACTGTTAGGGTCGAAGTGTTGTAATGAGTTGAAGTTTGTTCTTGGTATCTTTGAACAATTTTTGTAATATATTGTACTAGGGCATTATATTCGAAGCTTAATGTTTagtccttagtatatttttttatgttttcctctcctataaataggagtgttTACTAGAGTCATAGATATGAAGTCTTTACAGAATTTTCACTTGGACTCTGTAAAACTTGGAAGCATAATAATGCTGAAAGAAGATCATATTTACATCGGGGTTCAAATATCGCTATCCTATTTTTGAATTCACACTCTGATTAATTCAATACTCGATTCTTTgtttcatcaattggtatcagagcaggaatcatatCTCTGATCTGATTTTCACTTTGttcaaaaggtttttgaatcaaatctttgaTTCAAAAGTTTCCGCACTTTTTCAAAGTGAAAAATTGTCTAGATCTTAGTCTGTGATTCGATTTCGCATTTAATTCATTGAATCAAGTGTTCTATTGGTGATTCTGATTTGAATCATATAGTTTGTCGTCAAATTCTCAaagtttcttaaaaaaatattaaggatttatTCCATATATCAATGGCGTCTTTCAATCTGAATTCCATGACTTCATTTTCTCATCTTCTAGGATCATCCACCAAAATTCCTATGCTCATCCCTGAGTATTACGATCAATGGGATGATCGTATGCAGGATTATCTCaacggattggatgaagaacTGTGGAATTGAATTTCTGGCAATCTCAAATCACCAtcaaatgttcaaccaattggatcGTCTTTTGGAAATTCTGAAGTTGAGAATCAAACTGATCGTCTGAAAAAACTGGAGAAAAGGTGCGTAAGAGAGATAAGAGGAGTTTTGCCTCCAGTTGTTTACAAATATGTGAGCAGTTGTACAACTGCAAaggaaatctggaacaatctcaagGAGAAATTTCAGGGAAGTGAGAAGACAAAAGttaactctgtgaagcaatgctTAGTGGAATTGAAGGATTTCAGACCAAAAGATGGTGAAACGATTGAAGTTTATTACGATCGTCTTAATGAATTGATCTATCGATGCAATCGATATGGTATCACTAGATCAGCCATGGAGTTCAATCTAATTTTTGTTATGGGACTTCGTAAGGAGTGGCGTAGTGTGAGCATGATGGTTAAGAATCAACAGAGCTTTGATACGTTaactttgaatgacttgtacatTTAACTGAAGACTCATGAAAGCGAAGTGAACGAAATTGCTGAATAATTAAAGAGTCTTTTTcctcataaatagttttatgaactccataacttgtcctcaagttaggatgttcaagagtctcttcattaaagctTTTAAATCctacattaaactcatatgttatggaatagaaaagtttttgaattgttcaaaactttccctaaagttttgaaatttgtaaagttccCTCCctcccccatgaatactttaattccaatttaaacccttagaattttaaaagtttaaaattcaaccctcatgctattataatattataggtttagtatttatatatatgtataagagcaagttagtcttactgttagtaggcctcattcacgaaaccggtctataagggggggggggggggtataaggttacagcctataaaatggcagtttaatgggtatccactctcacccaccgcttccctgactagtggagggtcgttagccaaacgggtaggacaggactctaattctccttaaacctaaagtaactaaaccttattaattcccaatcttagttactttaggaaaatttgaatatggtgctaacccatgaaattgcactttacaccctGTTAacttgttagtggagcgtgtgtcattaaccaacacactaatctgggactggctgtgtgtggcaaagggtagctcgatgttaatcatagatcaatggagcgtgtgtggttaaccgacacattaattaggtggttgtaaccttgggtgtaccaagttaatttgcatggttattcactccatgtttgtgatcctcggcatcccagtcacaaacttgaagggcacaattgagatttaaatatgtcattgaaaagttcaatgaatctcaaaggatctaggagtttcactTCATTTAAgacctaaaattctttttcgtttttcatggtggaaattagtaaatcatcatttacctaccttcaaatactttgtagcttggattatggaatccctcttccaagttataaaatattgtgttgggtcctagccttaatattccatattgggtgttatattaaagacttagatcaactaaacttgaatttctccctcataaatgtctagtttagacaactatggtcttctttaTCCTTTTGGAAAAGGCCTTCCTATTGAAGACTATATCCCACATGACAATctaggtgaaagattaatccctttgttgtgcattaatgggactagaaattatacttcacttcctctacctcctccaataattctccctaacccacaagttcaaggtcactcaagccctattagcaagCAATGTCTATTTGTggtcacatcttagagatgaaatcacatattgacaagccgggagagttgggtgccaaagtcttgaggaagttggttgttgactaggttcttcagtcacatagtgagttcctataggactactatatgacagaccatgaCATCACACTCAATCGTCTTACATATTTGCTTGAtaatgctgaatcaacaatgatttggagcactgggaaagcaaatttgattggaatatcCACTTCCTAAACATCCATGgaaattgacaatggtaacattggaaatccagaaaagctttctcttcccaatggaaagggatcgaccatagtcaactcggttgaccaattggtaaagagaaaggctaagtctgagataatctcgtgtaccattcccaaagagtccatatgtttccattgccaaaggaaagggcatttgttgcgaagctgtcctatttacctgaaagatcataaggatggtaaagtcaaaaagtttgactctacttcgggtaaagtagactatctaactctattaagttcctattttgagattcttattacatgatgtgactaggtcgtaTTTTGATGttctaagaatcaaagaaaagagatgaAGCTTAGaggaagaatatgctgattcTAATcatgaagatggatttcgatcgcatggttcggtgatcaaaaGTTTGAGCTGTTGTTTAAGAGTTGTGATAGATTGCCTATGAATAAATAACAACCACTattagaaaaacagccttttacgacgctcattgtgcgtcgtaaaaggctcagacgacgcgcaaatgcgcgtcaaggaaggccctgtcataaagagagacgacacatttttgcgcgtcgtctatagacaacgcgcatttacgacgcgcaattacgacgcgcatttatgacacgcaatgtgtatccaAGAAGGCCCTGAcgtaaaggaagacgacacgcattcgcatgtcgtaaccttacgacgcgcgtgttaatgacacgtaatgcgtatcaagaaagcccatgtcaagaaagaccatgtcataaatgaagacaacacacatttttgcgtatcataattttaaatatttaaaaaaatattatttataaatttacttattttcaaattaaatttgtatttaatgtttcataatagaaaataaaatttcatatacaaaaaatagaattcattgcataaatttaatgtcatacaaataatcgttccattgaaagataaaacaaatcaatagaagttgtaaccaagatttacaaacgaattagatacaaaaaatacaattcattgcccctttgcttattcaagatcaacctgcaagtagctaactaatctgtacaaattcacccttgtttctaatcattttcttgaatactttaccaacataattcatccatagtacTTGAACTATAGTTGTAgctttgtttcttcttcttctgaactcaTATCTTGCAACCATTGCTCTAAGCCTAGTCTGAATAGATACAACAGCTCCTTGTCAATTATGTGAAAAATACAACCGGAGAGTGGCCTACCTTCATAATAGCAACAACTAACTAAGCAGGAATGAAAGAGAAGGCAATACTCACAACAATAGCTGCAGTGAATGCATTTAGGTCCTACAAGATCATACAAATCACTATTTAAATACTCATTACATATAAAGGTGTCAATATTCAGATTGCATGTACTTAATATATAAAGACTCCAACAATAaatagatatgttatgttaccttAATGTATAAAGACTCCAATTCAAATAGGACTATATGCCCCAGGATTTGCATTTGCATGACTATCAAAAAGAGAATTGGTTTGTAGAGGAAAGAGATGCATGATTAACAGCAGCACATAAAGGTCTAGGAGCATAGATATGTCAACCTGTCATGTGTCAACAACCATTAAACCACCTTAACAACCAACAAAACATTTGGATTTGACAAAAACTAAAATGACCAGATCAAATCAAACATGTGGGTATAATTGTGTTATACGGTATAGTTCGTATAGACCGATACTGCATGTTTGCTTGTCTCCAATTTTCTTGAATATCGCAGAAAGTTCATGCTGCCATGCCATGCCAACACAAGAATACAAATATGAATTTATTTAAATCTTTCCTACACAATTGTATTTTCATTTTACTTATCTTACACAATTCTACTGTCAGTTTTATTCCTCCTTCTACTTTCCCAAACATAGTATTgtactgaaaaaaaaaatcttattagGGGATGGAACTGACCTTCAATTGGGCATCTGCAGAATGCGTGGCAGGCATTGGATAATTGGCCATGGAATCACCCCAATGAGTTTGACCAACAGGGCCAGCAGGGGTCAACATTCTGGCAGCAGCCAATGTCTAACAATGTTCATAAAACAATTACAattaatacataataaataagatGTTGATAACGCATAATATTAAAGAGATAATAGAATAGGTGCATACCTGAAGATTAAGATCGATGTAGGCAAGGATTATGGGTTGGGGTTCCATGTCAATTGGGACCATGGAAAAATGACCATTTATTATTGTCCCACGAAGCTTTACAAGCTCATGAAGAACCGTTTTCACCATCCACAAAGGCTTGTCATCCGCTCCTGCTTTATAAGATTAATATTAACAACAAACCCCAATTAAATCAATATACTTTAGTAATTAATATATCAACATGCtcatttactctctctctctctccctctctctctaccAATAGGGCAACGTACTTATATCTTTTACACCatagtaaaaacaaaattaaattccTATTGTGTGTAAAATAATGTACTTACAGGTTGCTTGATATTATGGGTTTAGTTACAAGTTGGTTGTGATTATGGATAACAAAATGTAAGTGCATCATTATAGTAGGTAGTCGTAGAAGATAAACTACATTAATGTGTATATTATTGTGTATAAGGAATAAAGTATGTATGTTTGATCAAAATGTGAGTGCATCAGTGAGTCGGTTAATCTCAGACTTAAGGGTTAGATTTTCATTAGGCAATGCAATAATTGATCAAATAAGAGCCAGTTTGGGGATATCTGACTCACAGAGAACTCCAATGGTAACTTTTAATTGcagaaatattttttttttaaatataaacatTGATTCTAAGATTGTTGAATTATAAATTATTATTCTTTGTGTTAAAAGGCTCGGGGAAGCTCTAAAGGACTTCTATAAGCAGACAAACAGTTACTGGAAAAAGGCAGCATATGAACATACTGCTCACACCGGAAAGGTTTACTTTCACCATTTTATCGATTTACATGTAGTGAATAGCCATTAATTACACCATTAATACTTTTTTTCTTTTCAGTAAATCTTCTTTGACTTGTTTTTATTGATTGCAGGAACTTCGGAAGGATGGTTTTGATCTTGCTAAAACTCGGTTCAAGGAGCTTAAGCCAATTCTTGTGCACAAACTGCTCAATGGATAGTAAAGAAATAACCCAATGATTTGACCATAATAACAACTAACAACCAATGATACTTCATATCTAATCAACCAAGGTAGGCAAATTAACATGTTGTTTATGAAATAGCTAGTAGATTGGTATGTATACCTCTTAAAAATCTCCACAATAAATAATATGAACTTTTGAAGCTTCTCTTTTCCATGTTTTCTTACCAGTTCGCTCACAAAGTCCATTGCTGCGGTCCTGGGACTGTATAGGTCTTTAATAATATCTGCAGAAAATTATTGAAAGTatggttgatatatatatatatatatatatatatatatatatatatatatatcatgatgGGTGAACCGGTTGAACATATGCAATGTATGGACACAGATGACTAGCAAATGATACAGCTGCATGTTCAGTAAAGATCACATGTTGTCCAAACATACAGCTAAGGGCAAAATTGTCATTCTTAAAATAGACATGAAATATAGCAGACTCATTTGGGAACTTTAACACTTGTATTTTATTCAACCATGTTTACATTTTTGTTAAGTGTAAAGCGCAAGACTATATTGTAATTGATATAGTAATAAAATATTCAACAGAAAAGCAAAATATCACTGTGATATTTATGGCAGGGTAATTTAGTGAAGGGGCATTTTAGTACTTTTTACATTATGGCAGGTTTTTTATGTTAATGGTAGACATGGTTAGTGGGACAACACCTGTGTGAGTTCAGTATTTGGGAGAGGTTCCTCTTCATAATCACAAGGCTGATAGCTCATGGATTCATTCCATTTTCCTGTCATTAATATTTTTGGTTCTTTTGAATTGTGTACATATCCATACACTTCATATCATCCAGCACTGCACACAAATTAAAAAACAAAGAAAGTAAATTTATATACAATGTAAAAAAATTGAAGTTTACTTTTGTGTATTTAAAAATCATGCACCCGAACCAACCATGTTCTTCCAAATATTAAATTGATGACTTTTGTTGGAGGGGGTACTGATTCTAGAATTACTCCATCTTTCTTTAGCTTCAAATGAGTTCTACAATTATAACAACATATATCATCCatagtttttatatttaaaaaaaaaaaaaaaaaaaaaaaaaaaaaaaaaaaaacatgatagaGTTAGTTATTTACCTTCCAAGAGGATAGACATCAATAGAGTTACCAAGAAACTTGGTCTTCACCTTTGAAGTTATATCATATACAAAATACTCATTTTCAACATGTGCATCACTTATTGGAGGGTGATGACTCACCTAATATTTTACATTAAAGTATTATCAAATTAATCAACTCTTAAAACTATGAAAGAtctttaaagtttttttttctgcTCTACAATAAATGTAATGCCACAATGATTAACCATTTCATATGTTTCACCAAGAATTGTATTGAAAGGCTTCCAGGTTTGTTGTAGAGCATAATATACTGATATAAACCATGATGTTGTAACAAAAAAGATTTCATCGTTTTGAAAATTTATATAGAAAGAGGAGTGTATCAGCGTAGTGTGTGTCTATGTGTATAAGGAATTAACAGTAATGATTCTTACCTGTATATACTAATCGCATGTATGGATCCTCCTAATTATCTGCTTGCTTGTAACAGCCTGGATtgccaggtatctttattgttttgatttttttttggtgttttgagaggggactcggcgagttggagctcagactcgccgagtagggtcgcgattctggacgcgggattcgtctggactcggcgagtccaggatatggactcggcgagtccgcgctgtttaatgaaaccctaatttctcgggtttgggacctatttaaagggccttatggccgtcatttgcacccaacagtccatagagagaaaccctagagtgctttagcgatttgagagagaaaggaagcatttcttgacctttgtgtgttgtttagcaaagaagaggaaggttttagccaagaggaggcaaaggagattGCTAATCTGTGGATTTGGAGCTTAGATCTTCGATCTAGAGGTATGATTTcagctcatcttctgttttgtgaagtatatttggttTTAGTGTTTCTTGTGATCCTTGTTGGGTTGATTGGATggtcaaatagtcccttgctagtgataaggccttggatctggatccatagaggtccagagagccttattcatcaagctttatggagaacaatggaggttacgACCTTAAGTAGTGATATTTGTGGGTAatccttcatatatggtcatatagaggttgtttgtGCACCAAGTCTAGGGCTTTACGtcgtgaatcagtctaggaaggctagatctatgtattgttggaacagatctgaccttagaagcaagtttgagtgattgcatggcatggactcgccgagtccaatgagcagactcggcgagtagcttgaagattgccttggatcggccagtgagtgatccagtcgagtcacgagttgactcagtgagtcaggacgagttagagagcGTCGACAGGTGgattgagtcgagctgggactcgccgagttgttcttgagactcggcgagttgagtcggggtggccccgcgactctcccaggtggaactcgtcgagtcaggggaagcactcgatgagtaagaagggaatcctagggagttggcgaatacgtctagactcgccgagttgcccttgtgcactcgccgagtccggtcaagttgaccgttgaccgttgaccagagttgacctatgtttgacttcttagggatagtcaaacttagaagataaaagtgttaacaagagatgtatgatgttatagggagattgtagctcggcgaatcgagcacgagtgacttcgggatttgctagctatcgatattcacgaggtgagtcttctcactatactgtacccggaagggttaggctgtgtgaccggaaggtcggatatgatatgagacatatgtgctatgtgtgataagttaattgttatatgtgttgtgtatgatttatgtgggccggaaggcattatgttatgggccggaaggcgaatatgttatgggccggaaggcgttgcaatgtggaccgtaaggttgg is a window of Lactuca sativa cultivar Salinas chromosome 1, Lsat_Salinas_v11, whole genome shotgun sequence DNA encoding:
- the LOC128128132 gene encoding protein MOR1-like; its protein translation is MVKTVLHELVKLRGTIINGHFSMVPIDMEPQPIILAYIDLNLQTLAAARMLTPAGPVGQTHWGDSMANYPMPATHSADAQLKHELSAIFKKIGDKQTCSIGLYELYRITQLYPHVDISMLLDLYVLLLIMHLFPLQTNSLFDSHANANPGAYSPI